One Spinacia oleracea cultivar Varoflay chromosome 4, BTI_SOV_V1, whole genome shotgun sequence DNA segment encodes these proteins:
- the LOC110776229 gene encoding protochlorophyllide reductase isoform X2, with protein sequence MALQAASLVPSSVSFHKEGKCIGFKETSFFGVSFSDHLKAEFHAPSLRIKESRNGMIKAQAVTESPSINQATPEGKKTLRKGNVVITGASSGLGLATAKALSMMGNWNVTMACRDFLKAEKAAKRVGMAKGTYSVMHLDLASLESVRQFVDNFRRSGKPLDVLVCNAAVYLPTDKDPTFTADGFELSVGTNHLGHFLLSRLLLDDLKQSDYPLKRLIIVGSITGNSNTVAGNVPPKANLGDLRGLAGGLNGVNTSSMIDGGEFDGAKAYKDSKVCNMLSMLEFHKRFHEETGITFSSLYPGCIAETGLFRNHVALFRTLFPPFQKYITKGYVSEEEAGKRLAQVVSDPSLTKSGVYWSWNNNSKSFENELSKEASDEEKAKKLWEVSEKLVGLA encoded by the exons ATGGCGCTACAAGCAGCTTCTTTGGTACCTTCTTCAGTCTCATTTCATAAAGAG GGGAAATGCATTGGTTTTAAAGAGACATCCTTTTTTGGGGTTTCATTTTCTGATCATTTGAAGGCTGAATTTCATGCTCCATCTTTGAGAATCAAG GAATCCAGAAATGGGATGATTAAAGCTCAAGCAGTAACGGAATCACCATCAATCAACCAAGCAACCCCCGAAGGTAAGAAGACATTAAGAAAAGGAAATGTGGTTATTACAGGAGCCTCATCTGGGCTAGGCTTAGCCACCGCCAAGGCCCTCTCAATGATGGGAAATTGGAACGTAACCATGGCTTGTAGAGATTTCCTTAAAGCAGAGAAGGCAGCTAAGAGAGTAGGTATGGCCAAAGGGACCTACTCTGTCATGCACCTAGACCTTGCTTCCCTCGAAAGCGTTCGACAATTTGTGGATAACTTCCGCCGTTCTGGTAAACCACTCGATGTTTTGGTTTGCAATGCAGCTGTGTATTTGCCTACTGATAAAGACCCAACTTTTACTGCTGACGGCTTTGAGCTAAGTGTTGGGACCAACCACCTTGGGCATTTTCTTCTATCAAGGTTGCTCCTCGATGACTTAAAACAGTCGGACTACCCATTAAAACGCCTTATCATTGTCGGCTCTATCACAG GTAACTCAAACACGGTCGCTGGGAATGTCCCCCCAAAGGCCAACCTCGGAGATCTGAGGGGACTTGCCGGAGGGCTGAATGGAGTAAACACCTCATCAATGATTGACGGAGGTGAGTTTGATGGTGCAAAGGCCTACAAAGACAGCAAAGTCTGTAACATGCTCAGTATGCTAGAGTTCCACAAGCGGTTCCACGAAGAAACTGGAATTACCTTTTCATCTCTCTATCCTGGATGTATAGCTGAGACTGGTCTGTTCAGGAATCATGTTGCGTTGTTTAGAACTCTTTTCCCACCCTTCCAAAAATACATTACAAAAGGTTATGTTTCTGAAGAAGAGGCTGGAAAACGGCTTGCACAG GTGGTCAGTGATCCGAGCTTAACGAAATCAGGGGTTTACTGGAGCTGGAACAACAATTCtaaatcatttgaaaatgagCTATCAAAGGAAGCTAGCGATGAAGAGAAAGCAAAGAAATTGTGGGAGGTCAGCGAAAAGCTTGTTGGATTGGCTTAG
- the LOC110776229 gene encoding protochlorophyllide reductase isoform X1 — protein sequence MALQAASLVPSSVSFHKEGKCIGFKETSFFGVSFSDHLKAEFHAPSLRIKQESRNGMIKAQAVTESPSINQATPEGKKTLRKGNVVITGASSGLGLATAKALSMMGNWNVTMACRDFLKAEKAAKRVGMAKGTYSVMHLDLASLESVRQFVDNFRRSGKPLDVLVCNAAVYLPTDKDPTFTADGFELSVGTNHLGHFLLSRLLLDDLKQSDYPLKRLIIVGSITGNSNTVAGNVPPKANLGDLRGLAGGLNGVNTSSMIDGGEFDGAKAYKDSKVCNMLSMLEFHKRFHEETGITFSSLYPGCIAETGLFRNHVALFRTLFPPFQKYITKGYVSEEEAGKRLAQVVSDPSLTKSGVYWSWNNNSKSFENELSKEASDEEKAKKLWEVSEKLVGLA from the exons ATGGCGCTACAAGCAGCTTCTTTGGTACCTTCTTCAGTCTCATTTCATAAAGAG GGGAAATGCATTGGTTTTAAAGAGACATCCTTTTTTGGGGTTTCATTTTCTGATCATTTGAAGGCTGAATTTCATGCTCCATCTTTGAGAATCAAG CAGGAATCCAGAAATGGGATGATTAAAGCTCAAGCAGTAACGGAATCACCATCAATCAACCAAGCAACCCCCGAAGGTAAGAAGACATTAAGAAAAGGAAATGTGGTTATTACAGGAGCCTCATCTGGGCTAGGCTTAGCCACCGCCAAGGCCCTCTCAATGATGGGAAATTGGAACGTAACCATGGCTTGTAGAGATTTCCTTAAAGCAGAGAAGGCAGCTAAGAGAGTAGGTATGGCCAAAGGGACCTACTCTGTCATGCACCTAGACCTTGCTTCCCTCGAAAGCGTTCGACAATTTGTGGATAACTTCCGCCGTTCTGGTAAACCACTCGATGTTTTGGTTTGCAATGCAGCTGTGTATTTGCCTACTGATAAAGACCCAACTTTTACTGCTGACGGCTTTGAGCTAAGTGTTGGGACCAACCACCTTGGGCATTTTCTTCTATCAAGGTTGCTCCTCGATGACTTAAAACAGTCGGACTACCCATTAAAACGCCTTATCATTGTCGGCTCTATCACAG GTAACTCAAACACGGTCGCTGGGAATGTCCCCCCAAAGGCCAACCTCGGAGATCTGAGGGGACTTGCCGGAGGGCTGAATGGAGTAAACACCTCATCAATGATTGACGGAGGTGAGTTTGATGGTGCAAAGGCCTACAAAGACAGCAAAGTCTGTAACATGCTCAGTATGCTAGAGTTCCACAAGCGGTTCCACGAAGAAACTGGAATTACCTTTTCATCTCTCTATCCTGGATGTATAGCTGAGACTGGTCTGTTCAGGAATCATGTTGCGTTGTTTAGAACTCTTTTCCCACCCTTCCAAAAATACATTACAAAAGGTTATGTTTCTGAAGAAGAGGCTGGAAAACGGCTTGCACAG GTGGTCAGTGATCCGAGCTTAACGAAATCAGGGGTTTACTGGAGCTGGAACAACAATTCtaaatcatttgaaaatgagCTATCAAAGGAAGCTAGCGATGAAGAGAAAGCAAAGAAATTGTGGGAGGTCAGCGAAAAGCTTGTTGGATTGGCTTAG
- the LOC130471586 gene encoding uncharacterized protein, translating to MEPKPCIVVHHGGCWKSNCGSMEYEGGSTTIFNDLAEDLDALYLKKLVLNLGYTNLSKLHYLDPRKTMVDGIRFLGYDHATFDPFVSLLLEYSLIHVYCEHNLNNNHEPCYIVDLGNYFHDEIYANTSTMTFTELLQHDNEDDNDFENHITPILDDGIDYDEDGSDMDDEEVVDAIEKVKQAKKTERDYEEELKQLERVAQNKRKQPDDLDSEYEDSTDLDSPDEASDEEDWTTPQETVFYVGQEFDNAEQLRKAITDYSIFHGRDVHLSTNKKNRIGADCKVQGCKWRIWASWATGKRTFQIKTHHAEHICGRKNKVTMISSSWVASTYAMEHVWCDWGLKISIWLAVKARKKGQAMILGEYREQYGLLHRYALEIFKANSNNTVVLKLDNGEFQRVYFCFEALRKGFLAGCRPFISLDGCFLKGPFGGQLLVAVGRNGNNQMFPIAWAVVEVESGDSWGWFLELLAQDLGTNDGAGYTLMGVFGGGQELRKWFWRIAKSTTENVFRENIEAFKKVFDAAANDLLKRNYSKWCRAFYTPQSCCDNIDNNMSEVFNAYILNSRHKPIITMLEDIRESIMERLFKKRDFISKKECFICPRIQKKLEENKLKSRGWSAFWDGRFKFGVREGIDQTKYVIDLRDRTCSCNAWQLSGVPCKHAIAAIWKSVEHPEQYVASCFTKLEYLKAYDYPL from the exons ATGGAACCAAAACCATGCATCGTTGTTCATCACGGTGGATGTTGGAAATCAAATTGTGGCAGTATGGAGTACGAGGGTGGGTCTACCACAATATTCAATGATTTGGCAGAGGATTTAGATGCATTATATCTCAAAAAATTAGTATTAAATTTGGGGTACACTAATCTAAGTAAGttgcattatttggatcctagGAAAACTATGGTTGATGGTATTAGGTTCCTTGGATATGATCATGCGACATTCGATCCTTTTGTAAGTCTCTTGCTTGAGTATAGTCTGATTCATGTTTATTGTGAACATAACTTAAATAATAATCATGAACCATGCTATATTGTTGACTTAGGAAATTATTTTCATGATGAAATATATGCCAATACTAGTACTATGACTTTTACTGAGTTGTTACAACACGATAACGAGGATGATAATGATTTTGAGAATCATATCACACCTATACTAGATGATggaattgattatgatgaagaCGGTAGTGATATGGATGATGAAGAGGTTGTTGATGCAATAGAAAAGGTTAAACAAGCTAAGAAAACTGAAAGGGACTACGAGGAGGAACTTAAGCAACTTGAAAGAGTGGCACAAAACAAAAGGAAGCAACCTGATGATTTGGATAGTGAATATGAAGATTCTACTGACCTGGACAGTCCTGACGAAGCCTCCGATGAGGAAGATT GGACAACACCTCAAGAAACTGTGTTCTATGTTGGGCAAGAATTTGATAATGCAGAGCAGTTGAGAAAAGCAATAACAGACTATAGTATTTTTCATGGGAGGGATGTGCATTTGagtacaaacaaaaaaaataggaTCGGAGCCGATTGTAAAGTACAAGGTTGCAAATGGAGAATTTGGGCTTCTTGGGCTACTGGTAAAAGAACTTTTCAGATTAAAACACATCATGCTGAGCATATTTGTGGTAGAAAGAACAAGGTGACAATGATTTCTTCGTCATGGGTTGCTTCAACTTATGCTA TGGAGCATGTGTGGTGTGATTGGGGTTTAAAGATTTCCATCTGGCTAGCAGTTAAGGCTAGGAAAAAGGGACAAGCTATGATTCTTGGTGAGTATCGAGAACAATATGGCTTATTACACAGATATGCGTTGGAGATATTTAAGGCGAACTCTAACAATACAGTTGTTTTGAAATTAGACAACGGAGAATTTCAACGAGTGTACTTTTGTTTTGAAGCATTGAGGAAAGGGTTTCTTGCAGGATGTAGACCATTTATTTCACTAGATGGTTGCTTTTTGAAAGGTCCGTTTGGTGGGCAACTTCTAGTAGCCGTCGGGAGAAATGGAAACAATCAAATGTTTCCGATTGCATGGGCTGTTGTGGAGGTTGAAAGTGGTGATAGTTGGGGTTGGTTTTTGGAACTCTTAGCTCAAGACCTAGGTACGAATGATGGTGCAGGTTATACCTTAAT GGGCGTGTTTGGTGGGGGGCAAGAACTCAGGAAATGGTTCTGGAGGATTGCCAAAAGTAcaactgaaaatgttttccgTGAAAATATTGAAGCTTTTAAAAAAGTTTTTGATGCTGCAGCAAATGACTTGCTGAAAAGGAATTACAGTAAATGGTGCAGGGCATTCTACACACCTCAATCTTGTTGTGATAACATAGACAATAACATGAGTGAGGTCTTCAATGCATATATTCTTAACTCTAGGCACAAACCAATCATTACTATGCTAGAGGACATAAGGGAGAGTATCATGGAGAGGTTATTTAAGAAGAGAGATTTCATCAGCAAGAAAGAGTGTTTTATTTGTCCGAGAATTCAAAAAAAGTTGGAAGAGAACAAGTTAAAGTCAAGGGGGTGGTCTGCATTTTGGGATGGGAGGTTTAAGTTTGGTGTGAGAGAAGGGATTGATCAAACTAAATATGTTATTGATCTAAGGGATAGAACTTGCAGCTGCAATGCATGGCAACTTAGCGGAGTTCCTTGCAAACACGCAATTGCTGCCATTTGGAAGTCAGTGGAACATCCCGAGCAATATGTTGCAAGTTGTTTTactaaacttgaatatttgaaggCTTATGATTATCCTTTGTAG
- the LOC130459744 gene encoding uncharacterized protein, which yields MRKTGMIMKCIVCGEQGHNKRRCNLRVTEEPPPIHHPLQHKKKGKKQASLVTVNIPPASNDHAPPAPQMHQRGVGLMTYPNEFQRVTSINQPRRQAAYYIDYGGEQTLRSTTIMNDNAQLPSQSTQNSVTSSNHSFIAPKGRNYIYSQALQDLANKNRVLCNRD from the exons ATGAGGAAGACTGGCATGATAATGAAATGCATTGTATGTGGAGAGCAAGGACATAACAAAAGAAGATGCAACTTAAGAGTAACCGAAGAGCCCCCTCCAATTCACCATCCCCTACAACATAAGAAAAAGGGGAAGAAACAAGCCTCCCTTGTCACTGTTAATATACCTCCTGCATCAAATGACCATGCCCCTCCTGCACCCCAAATGCATCAAAGAGGGGTAGGGTTGATGACATATCCTAATGAGTTTCAGAGGGTAACCTCA ATTAATCAACCAAGGAGGCAAGCTGCTTACTACATAGATTATGGGGGAGAGCAAACTTTGCGGTCAACGACAATAATGAATGACAATGCTCAATTACCATCACAATCAACACAAAATAGTGTTACTTCCTCTAATCATAGCTTTATTGCTCCAAAAGGAAGAAACTATATATACTCTCAAGCATTACAG GATTTGGCTAACAAAAATAGAGTCCTCTGCAATCGAGATTGA